Genomic window (uncultured Hyphomonas sp.):
GCTCATCGCACCGAGGTGCGTAGCGGCGACCTTGCCATCCTTGAAGATCATCAGCGTCGGCATGCCGCGCACGCCGTATTTCGAGCCGGTCATCGGGTTTTCATCGACATTGATCTTGGCGACTTTCACCTTGCCGGCCATTTCTTCAGCAACGGCCTCCAGATGCGG
Coding sequences:
- the trxA gene encoding thioredoxin is translated as MAAIDVTDDEFDGVIANSDVPVVVDFWAEWCGPCKQMSPHLEAVAEEMAGKVKVAKINVDENPMTGSKYGVRGMPTLMIFKDGKVAATHLGAMSKQAIADWIKQSA